The following coding sequences are from one Cercospora beticola chromosome 4, complete sequence window:
- a CDS encoding uncharacterized protein (antiSMASH:Cluster_7) — translation MDNGAALVDMFTLLHNRTSPAPGNISGQRLLDLVVAIDGYDAKDALAHLLQTIVANVNTDETCGCHRELAITILDALTDYGLYTPMIASTHWQTSAMRSAPLRCQNQSDAPSLGQSTWKRARGMLGSGTIPCVSKAMPCAFSCIRRGYSITCCGDCALLDEEIENMSRHTGEELY, via the coding sequence ATGGACAATGGCGCCGCGCTTGTCGACATGTTTACCCTTCTACACAACCGGACTAGCCCGGCTCCAGGCAACATTTCCGGCCAACGActcctcgacctcgtcgTTGCCATTGATGGCTACGACGCAAAGGACGCCCTCGCCCATCTCCTGCAGACCATTGTGGCCAACGTCAACACAGATGAGACCTGTGGCTGTCACCGAGAGTTGGCAATCACAATCCTCGACGCCTTGACTGACTACGGTCTGTACACTCCTATGATCGCTTCGACTCACTGGCAGACCTCTGCCATGCGATCCGCACCTTTGCGTTGCCAGAATCAGTCGGATGCACCATCCTTGGGCCAATCTACGTGGAAGCGCGCCAGAGGTATGTTAGGCTCAGGGACGATACCTTGCGTTTCGAAAGCAATGCCGTGTGCCTTTTCCTGCATCAGACGGGGCTACAGTATCACCTGCTGTGGAGACTGCGCCTTGCTCgacgaggagatcgagaacATGAGCAGACATACCGGTGAGGAGCTGTACTGA